One stretch of Mustelus asterias chromosome 21, sMusAst1.hap1.1, whole genome shotgun sequence DNA includes these proteins:
- the ndufs5 gene encoding NADH dehydrogenase [ubiquinone] iron-sulfur protein 5: protein MPLYDLQEKIGLNIDKWLLVQSGVQPNKRAARCHTFEKEWIECAHGLGKTRAMKECKLEVDDFHECLHHEKLRKRLEEIRKQKEKLMKEGKYTPPAHHTGDDEQRP from the exons ATGCCGTTGTATGATCTCCAGGAGAAGATAGGTCTCAATATCGACAAATGGCTGCTGGTCCAAAGTGGTGTACAGCCCAACAAACGGGCAGCTCGTTGCCATACATTTGAGAAGGAGTGGATTGAGTGTGCACATGGACTTGGGAAGACCAGAGCTATGAAGGAGTGTAAACTGGAAGTGGATGATTTCCATGAATGTTTGCACCATGAGAAATTG AGAAAGAGGCTGGAGGAAATCAGGAAGCAAAaggaaaagctgatgaaggaaggCAAGTACACTCCTCCAGCCCACCACACCGGCGATGACGAGCAACGCCCATAG